From Borrelia sp. RT5S, the proteins below share one genomic window:
- the dnaA gene encoding chromosomal replication initiator protein DnaA — MQEGKSIWGLILSEIKKETSEEEFYIWFENLYFINAVDENIQISTPNSFHKNQVEKRFSKRIKEILVEKGYKKTNVEFTSQKNESNSANIESKSSALKEISAHQDLHKKRGPSKSYGKNIAEGTNKHFIREDINTTYKNPFLKKKYIFDNFIVGPNNKLAYNASLSIAKTPGRKYNPCLIYGGVGLGKTHLLQSIGNKAEELHKGLKILYVTAENFLNEFVESIKTNETKKFKKKYRYLDMLLIDDIHDLQKKEGIQEELFHTFNALYEDNKQLVFTCDRQPSELTNFTDRLKSRFTRGLNVDISKPNFELRVAIIEKKAEEDGIKVPKDILNLVARKVTTNIRDLEAAVTKLKAHVDLENIKIDTNTVDKIIKEIIACEANDKNEHNNINTENIKKVILRELKLTNKDIEGKSKKPEITKARHIYAYLLRNFTELSTIEIGKIIGGKTHSTVLYSINKIDKERNNDLEINNLIIELMNKINKN; from the coding sequence ATGCAAGAAGGAAAAAGTATATGGGGTTTAATTTTATCAGAAATAAAAAAAGAAACCTCTGAAGAAGAATTTTATATATGGTTTGAAAATTTATACTTCATAAATGCAGTTGATGAAAATATACAAATATCTACCCCAAATTCTTTCCATAAAAACCAAGTAGAAAAAAGATTCTCCAAAAGAATAAAAGAAATCTTAGTTGAGAAAGGCTACAAAAAGACTAACGTCGAATTTACAAGTCAAAAAAATGAGTCTAATTCTGCCAATATAGAATCTAAAAGTTCTGCCTTAAAAGAAATTTCTGCACATCAAGATTTACATAAAAAAAGAGGACCTTCCAAGAGCTACGGCAAGAACATAGCAGAAGGGACAAATAAACATTTCATAAGAGAAGATATCAATACTACGTATAAAAATCCATTTTTAAAAAAAAAATATATATTTGACAATTTCATAGTAGGGCCAAATAATAAACTTGCTTACAATGCAAGCTTATCAATTGCAAAAACTCCTGGGAGAAAATATAATCCATGTTTAATTTATGGCGGAGTAGGTCTTGGGAAAACACATTTGCTTCAAAGCATAGGAAATAAAGCGGAAGAATTACATAAAGGACTTAAAATACTATATGTAACTGCTGAGAATTTTTTAAACGAATTCGTAGAAAGCATAAAAACAAATGAAACAAAAAAATTTAAGAAGAAGTATAGATATTTAGATATGCTTTTAATAGACGATATTCATGACCTACAAAAAAAAGAAGGAATACAGGAAGAACTTTTTCACACATTTAATGCTCTTTACGAAGATAATAAGCAACTGGTGTTCACGTGCGACAGGCAACCTTCAGAGCTCACAAATTTTACAGATAGATTAAAAAGTAGATTTACAAGAGGATTGAATGTAGATATATCAAAACCCAATTTTGAATTAAGAGTAGCTATTATAGAAAAAAAAGCCGAAGAGGATGGCATTAAAGTTCCAAAAGATATCTTAAACCTAGTCGCGAGAAAAGTCACAACAAACATAAGGGATTTAGAAGCAGCTGTAACAAAATTAAAAGCCCACGTAGACCTTGAAAATATAAAAATTGACACTAACACAGTAGACAAAATTATTAAAGAGATAATAGCTTGCGAAGCAAATGACAAAAACGAACATAACAACATAAACACTGAAAACATAAAAAAAGTTATACTGAGAGAATTAAAACTCACAAATAAGGACATTGAAGGGAAAAGCAAAAAACCAGAAATTACAAAAGCAAGACATATTTATGCATATCTCCTGAGGAATTTTACAGAGCTTTCGACAATTGAAATAGGAAAAATTATCGGAGGTAAAACCCACTCAACAGTGCTTTATTCAATAAATAAGATCGACAAAGAAAGAAATAATGACTTAGAAATTAACAATTTAATCATAGAACTTATGAACAAAATTAACAAAAATTGA